In Ostrea edulis chromosome 10, xbOstEdul1.1, whole genome shotgun sequence, one genomic interval encodes:
- the LOC125666336 gene encoding protein white-like, giving the protein MSEYYQDPELGFPQKDYDEDHSSQVYPVTLSWKNCNVFALPKRKPCCLCNKGDVEPKRILTNVSGIIKPGRLTAVMGASGAGKTTLMNMLTFRNRGSLVIQGDIKVNGVLMEKEKMANLSAYVQQDDLFIGTMTVREHLVFRAMLKMDGRTSTAEKRQRVEKVIQELGLTKCADTLIGVPGKVKGISGGEVKRLSFASEMITNPPLMFCDEVTSGLDSFMAQSVVQSLKTMVHTGHTIMCTVHQPSSEVFELFDEIILMAEGKVAFSGPVTHALDFFKNIGHPCPVNYNPANHFILTLAIVPGYETDCKGRVEKICDFYNSNVTASKKVDHYEQSMDPYERRISEKVLEESIQSLSSSGPSYFQQLRCVMWRTWITTVREPMLVKIKFIQTLIIALFIGLVYLKTTNDYHQEDIMNINGVIFLLIISFTYNSLFPVLNVFPKEIPVFLREHGTGLYRVDVYYITKMLVEIPFIVTNSAMIIAIVYWMSGLEHDIYAYVNATIISILTSAAASSFGYTISAASPSVTIALTLGPLLMTPFLLFGGYFLNNGSVPVYFLWIKYTSWFLYSNELMITNQWRDISHISCDEMNSTVCIPTGKLVIESLNYEEKNFNFDLVMLCTITVVYRILAFIILLIKSKLSRC; this is encoded by the exons ATGTCTGAATATTACCAAG ATCCCGAGCTGGGCTTTCCGCAGAAAGATTACGATGAGGACCACAGCAGCCAGGTGTATCCTGTCACCCTGTCCTGGAAGAACTGCAACGTCTTTGCTTTACCGAAAAGAAAGCCATGCTGTCTCTGTAACAAGGGGGACGTGGAGCCCAAAAGAATTCTAACAAATG TTAGTGGAATAATAAAACCCGGCAGACTTACAGCTGTTATGGGAGCAAG TGGTGCTGGGAAGACTACGTTGATGAACATGCTGACGTTTAGAAACAGAGGATCACTAGTCATTCAGGGGGATATAAAAGTTAATGGCGTACTGATGGAGAAAGAGAAAATGGCTAATCTGTCGGCTTATGTTCAGCAAGATGACCTGTTCATTGGAACCATGACTGTTCGTGAACATCTCGTGTTTAGA GCAATGCTAAAAATGGACGGACGAACTTCAACAGCCGAAAAACGTCAACGCGTAGAAAAAGTAATACAAGag CTTGGTCTCACTAAATGCGCGGATACACTGATTGGAGTCCCAGGAAAAGTAAAGGGAATTTCTGGTGGAGAAGTGAAGAGACTTTCTTTTGCATCCGAG ATGATAACAAATCCCCCTTTGATGTTTTGTGACGAGGTTACTTCCGGTTTGGATTCGTTCATGGCTCAAAGCGTGGTGCAGTCCCTAAAAACAATGGTTCATACCGGACATACGATTATGTGCACCGTCCACCAACCCTCTTCTGAAGTGTTTGAATTATTTGACGA AATTATACTCATGGCCGAAGGAAAAGTGGCATTCTCGGGACCTGTTACACATGCCCTGGATTTCTTCAAAAA cATTGGACATCCATGTCCAGTAAACTATAACCCAGCCAATCATTTTATACTCACACTTGCAATAGTTCCTGGATATGAAACTGATTGTAAGGGACGGGTCGAG AAAATTTGTGACTTCTACAATAGCAACGTTACAGCATCCAAAAAAGTCGATCATTACGAGCAGAGCATGGATCCGTATGAAAGAAGAATCTCAGAAAAAGTT CTGGAAGAATCCATCCAATCGTTATCGAG TAGTGGGCCATCATACTTTCAACAGCTGAGGTGCGTCATGTGGAGAACGTGGATAACGACCGTACGAGAACCCATGCTagtcaaaataaaattcatccAAACACTA ATTATCGCGTTGTTCATTGGACTGGTATATCTAAAGACGACCAATGACTACCATCAAGAGGATATTATGAatataaacggagttatctttCTTCTCATCATCAGCTTTACATACAACAGCTTGTTTCCCGTCCTAAAT GTTTTCCCGAAAGAAATCCCTGTATTTCTCAGAGAGCACGGAACAGGTTTATACAGAGTGGATGTGTATTATATCACCAAAATGCTTGTCGAG ATTCCATTCATCGTCACGAACTCTGCGATGATCATCGCCATTGTGTACTGGATGAGTG GCCTGGAACACGATATTTACGCCTATGTGAACGCAACCATCATCTCAATCCTGACGTCAGCTGCAGCGTCATCGTTCG GGTATACAATCTCTGCGGCGTCGCCCTCTGTTACCATAGCTCTGACACTGGGACCACTATTGATGACGCCATTTCTTCTTTTCGGAGGATATTTTCTTAATAACGG GAGTGTGCCAGTTTATTTTCTATGGATCAAGTATACATCGTGGTTTTTATACAGCAATGAGCTGATGATTACAAATCAGTGGAGAGACATCAGTCACATCA GTTGTGATGAGATGAATTCTACTGTGTGTATTCCGACAGGGAAATTAGTCATAGAGAGTCTCAACTATGAAGAG aaaaatttcaactttgaTCTCGTCATGCTATGTACCATCACCGTGGTGTACCGGATTCTAGCGTTCATCATCTTACTGATTAAATCTAAGCTGTCCAGATGTTAA